The following coding sequences are from one Nicotiana tomentosiformis chromosome 3, ASM39032v3, whole genome shotgun sequence window:
- the LOC104118577 gene encoding ruBisCO large subunit-binding protein subunit beta, chloroplastic-like — MAATFTSVCSIASTSQAVDKKLINSSETLSSFTAISSSSLGGRKKNTVLKKRYDFKIQAATKKLHFNQDGDAIRKLQAGVDKLANLVGVTLGPKGRNVVLESKYGSPKIVNDGVTVAREVELEDPVENIGASLVRQAASKTNDLAGDGTTTSVVLAQGLIAEGVKVVAAGANPIQITRGIERTTKALVAELKKMSKEVEDSELADVAAVSAGNNYEVGNMIAEAMGKVGRKGVVTLEEGRGSENSLYVVEGMQFDRGYISPYFVTDNEKMVAEYENCKLLLVDKKITNARDLVNVLEEAIRGGYPILIIAEDIEQEALATLVVNKLRGALKIAALKAPGFGERKSQYLDDIAILTGGTVIREEVGLSLDRAGSEVLGHAGKVVLSKDSTTIVGDGSTQEAVNKRIAQIKRIVEATEQDYEKEKLNERIAKLSGGVAVIQVGAQTETELKEKKLRVEDALNATKAAVEEGIVVGGGCTLLRLATKVEDIKGTLDDDEQKIGADIVKRALRYPMKLIAKNAGVNGSVVIEKVLSDDNPKYGYNAATGKYEDLMAAGIIDPTKVVRCCLEHAASVARTFLTSDAVVTENKEPEPVVAGNPMDNSGYGY; from the exons ATGGCTGCGACCTTCACTTCAGTTTGTTCGATTGCCTCTACCAGCCAAGCAGTGGATAAGAAACTCATAAATTCTTCTGAAACTTTATCCTCATTCACTGCGATTTCTTCGAGTTCATTAGGGGGCAGGAAAAAGAATACAGTTTTAAAGAAAAGATATGATTTCAAGATTCAGGCTGCGACCAAGAAGTTACACTTCAATCAGGACGGTGATGCCATTAGGAAGCTGCAA GCAGGTGTTGACAAGCTTGCAAATTTAGTAGGTGTTACTCTTGGTCCAAAAGGAAGAAATGTAGTTCTTGAGAGCAAGTATGGCTCTCCCAAAATTGTAAATGATGGTGTTACTGTAGCTAGAGAG GTTGAACTGGAAGACCCTGTTGAGAATATTGGTGCAAGTTTGGTGAGACAAGCTGCTTCAAAGACAAATGACTTGGCTGGGGATGGCACAACTACATCTGTTGTTTTGGCACAGGGGCTCATAGCTGAAGGTGTTAAG GTGGTCGCAGCTGGTGCAAACCCTATTCAGATTACCAGGGGAATTGAGAGGACCACTAAAGCCTTGGTCGCTGAGCTGAAAAAGATGTCTAAAGAG GTTGAGGACAGTGAACTAGCGGATGTAGCTGCAGTTAGTGCAGGAAACAACTATGAAGTTGGAAATATGATAGCAGAAGCAATGGGTAAAGTGGGTAGGAAAGGTGTAGTGACTCTTGAGGAAGGGAGAGGTTCTGAGAACAGCTTGTATGTTGTGGAAGGCATGCAATTTGACCGTGGCTATATCTCCCCATACTTTGTTACAGACAATGAGAAGATGGTAGCTGAATATGAAAACTGCAAG ctGCTTCTGGTAGACAAGAAGATAACAAATGCAAGGGACTTGGTTAATGTTTTGGAAGAAGCAATCAGGGGTGGATACCCAATATTGATAATCGCTGAAGACATTGAGCAGGAAGCTCTAGCCACTCTGGTTGTGAACAAACTTAGAGGAGCACTGAAAATTGCTGCACTCAAAGCCCCTGGTTTTGGGGAGCGAAAAAGCCAATATCTTGACGACATTGCTATCCTTACTGGAG GTACTGTCATCAGAGAGGAGGTTGGTTTATCCCTGGACAGGGCTGGAAGCGAGGTCTTAGGGCATGCTGGAAAGGTGGTGTTGTCAAAGGATTCAACAACAATTGTTGGTGATGGTAGTACCCAGGAAGCAGTAAACAAAAGAATTGCACAAATTAAAAGAATTGTTGAG GCAACTGAACAGGATTACGAGAAGGAAAAACTGAATGAGAGAATTGCAAAACTATCAGGGGGCGTTGCCGTAATTCAG GTTGGTGCACAAACTGAAACGGAACTCAAAGAAAAGAAATTGAGAGTAGAGGATGCTCTCAATGCGACAAAG GCAGCCGTTGAGGAAGGCATTGTTGTCGGCGGTGGATGCACCTTGTTGCGGCTTGCTACCAAAGTTGAAGACATTAAAGGAACTCTTGATGATGATGAACAAAAG ATTGGAGCTGATATTGTCAAGAGAGCTTTGAGGTACCCCATGAAGTTAATAGCCAAGAATGCTGGTGTCAATGGAAGTGTTGTGATTGAGAAG GTGTTGTCCGATGACAATCCGAAGTATGGTTATAATGCGGCCACTGGAAAATATGAAGATTTAATGGCTGCTGGTATAATTGATCCTACAAAA GTGGTAAGATGTTGCTTGGAGCATGCAGCTTCTGTAGCAAGGACCTTTTTGACATCAGATGCTGTAGTTACTGAGAACAAGGAGCCTGAACCTGTGGTTGCTGGAAACCCAATGGACAATTCAG GTTATGGATACTAA
- the LOC104118578 gene encoding early nodulin-like protein 7: MASIKSTTICFVTALFISLTISSVVAASGEEFKVGDAVGWRQPSVNETDLYHHWASKKKFHVGDSLRFEYKNDSVVVVDKWEFYHCNRTHPTSGAKDGNTTVNLDRAGPFYFVSGDPEHCKNGQRLAIEVLPLYPISQSPPQPISLAPSPSPLSSSALVSSVPLIFISVPLMVAVIVFV; the protein is encoded by the exons ATGGCTTCGATCAAGTCTACTACTATCTGTTTCGTCACTGCTCTTTTCATCAGCCTTACAATATCTTCCGTTGTTGCTGCCTCCGGCGAGGAATTCAAAGTTGGTGATGCTGTGGGTTGGCGTCAGCCAAGTGTTAATGAAACAGATCTCTATCATCACTGGGCTTCAAAGAAGAAATTTCACGTCGGCGATTCACTCC GTTTTGAGTACAAGAATGACTCGGTTGTCGTAGTCGACAAATGGGAATTTTATCATTGCAATAGGACTCATCCAACTTCGGGCGCTAAGGACGGCAACACCACAGTAAATCTCGACAGGGCTGGTCCCTTTTACTTCGTGAGCGGTGATCCTGAGCATTGCAAAAATGGCCAGCGTTTAGCCATTGAAGTTCTCCCACTATACCCCATCTCCCAATCTCCACCACAACCAATTTCACTGGCGCCATCGCCATCGCCACTTTCAAGCTCAGCACTTGTTTCTTCAGTTCCGCTGATATTCATCTCAGTGCCGCTTATGGTTGCTGTTATTGTCTTTGTTTAG